In Bradyrhizobium lablabi, one DNA window encodes the following:
- a CDS encoding HesA/MoeB/ThiF family protein encodes MLSADELERYARHIVLREVGGPGQAALKEASVLVIGAGGLGAPALMYLAAAGVGALGVVDDDIVSLSNLQRQIIHATPDVGRRKVDTAAERIAALNPHVRFAAHATRLDSKNAMELIGGYDLVLDGSDNFETRYLVSDACFLAGKPLITAALGVFDGSLTTIRAHEKNEQGEFNPTYRCLFPEPPPPGTVPACAEAGVMGALAGILGSMMALEAIREIVGFGEGLVGRLLMVDTRMMRFETLRYARDPLNPLNGDALVITDLSSHR; translated from the coding sequence ATGCTAAGTGCCGACGAACTCGAACGCTACGCCCGTCATATTGTGCTGCGCGAGGTCGGCGGCCCCGGCCAGGCCGCCTTGAAGGAGGCTTCCGTGCTGGTGATCGGCGCCGGCGGCTTGGGGGCGCCCGCACTGATGTATCTTGCCGCCGCGGGCGTCGGCGCGCTCGGCGTGGTCGATGACGACATCGTGTCGCTGTCCAACCTGCAGCGCCAGATCATCCATGCGACCCCTGACGTCGGCCGTCGCAAGGTCGATACAGCAGCAGAGCGGATTGCGGCGCTCAATCCCCATGTCCGCTTTGCCGCGCACGCCACCCGCCTCGACTCGAAAAATGCAATGGAACTGATCGGCGGCTATGATCTCGTGCTCGACGGATCGGACAATTTCGAGACCCGCTATCTGGTCTCCGACGCCTGCTTTCTCGCCGGCAAGCCTCTGATCACAGCCGCGCTCGGCGTGTTCGATGGATCGCTGACCACGATCCGCGCGCATGAGAAAAACGAGCAAGGCGAGTTCAATCCGACCTATCGCTGCCTGTTTCCCGAGCCGCCGCCGCCGGGCACGGTGCCGGCCTGCGCCGAAGCCGGCGTGATGGGCGCGCTCGCCGGCATCCTGGGTTCGATGATGGCGCTTGAGGCGATCCGCGAGATCGTCGGCTTTGGCGAAGGCCTGGTCGGACGATTGTTGATGGTGGACACGCGCATGATGCGGTTCGAGACGCTGCGTTACGCGCGCGATCCACTCAATCCGTTAAACGGCGATGCGCTTGTCATCACCGATTTGAGCTCACATCGGTAG
- a CDS encoding amidohydrolase family protein, whose product MNIQGRIGPPYSAIQQIDVHTDTRDILAHARRNALRRGLQDWFICDIDAHHVETVSWKEVVTYIEDPVVRDNAMRFQAERLGAPPYGLNGDLGLRYQSVGGRIPHQDGQREIVEETDVHRDVILTRRAMDSLGIDNMVVFPTPMLFLGMHPQPEMEVWLGGAYNRWLIERVLSGDDRIKSLIYLPFNTPKEAERTVEELGDKKGVIGFCVTSTRHKPVHHNDYMRLYSMIEERGKPLAFHAGYHWQDPSLATVNRFLGMHALGFVWSNMIHMTNWVLNGIPERFPKLKTVWVESGLAWVPFLMQRLDDQYLMRPSEAPQLKRMPSEYMNSNCFYTTQPMETTHPKALENTFEMIKAETQLMFSSDWPHFDFDLPQEICDLPFLGEQAKRNILGLNAARIFNLDPTPVKKLTAS is encoded by the coding sequence ATGAATATTCAAGGCAGGATCGGGCCGCCATATTCGGCGATACAGCAGATCGACGTTCATACCGACACCCGCGACATCCTCGCCCATGCCAGGCGCAACGCGCTGAGGCGAGGCCTGCAGGATTGGTTCATTTGCGATATCGATGCCCACCACGTCGAGACCGTGTCGTGGAAAGAGGTGGTGACCTATATCGAGGACCCCGTCGTGCGCGACAACGCGATGCGATTCCAGGCCGAGCGGCTCGGCGCGCCGCCTTACGGATTGAACGGCGACCTCGGGCTTCGCTATCAGTCGGTCGGCGGACGCATCCCACATCAGGACGGCCAGCGCGAAATCGTCGAGGAGACCGACGTGCATCGCGATGTCATCCTGACACGCCGAGCCATGGATTCGCTTGGGATCGACAACATGGTGGTGTTTCCGACGCCGATGCTGTTTCTCGGCATGCATCCGCAGCCGGAAATGGAAGTGTGGCTTGGCGGCGCCTATAACCGCTGGCTGATCGAGCGGGTTCTGTCCGGTGACGACAGGATAAAATCGCTGATCTATTTGCCGTTCAACACGCCCAAAGAGGCCGAGCGGACGGTCGAGGAGTTAGGCGACAAAAAGGGCGTCATCGGTTTCTGCGTGACCAGCACGCGCCATAAGCCGGTGCATCACAACGACTATATGCGGCTCTATTCGATGATCGAGGAGCGCGGCAAGCCGCTGGCGTTCCATGCCGGTTATCATTGGCAGGATCCGTCACTTGCGACCGTCAACCGGTTTCTCGGCATGCATGCGCTGGGCTTCGTCTGGAGCAACATGATCCACATGACGAACTGGGTGCTCAACGGAATCCCCGAGCGGTTTCCGAAGCTGAAGACGGTGTGGGTCGAAAGCGGATTGGCCTGGGTGCCGTTTCTGATGCAGCGCCTTGACGATCAATATCTGATGCGGCCTTCCGAAGCGCCGCAGCTCAAGCGCATGCCCAGCGAATATATGAACAGCAACTGCTTCTATACGACGCAGCCGATGGAAACCACGCACCCGAAGGCTCTGGAAAACACCTTCGAAATGATCAAGGCCGAGACGCAGTTGATGTTCTCATCCGACTGGCCGCATTTCGACTTCGATCTGCCCCAGGAAATCTGCGATCTGCCGTTCTTGGGCGAGCAGGCCAAGCGCAATATCCTGGGCCTGAACGCGGCGAGGATATTCAATCTCGATCCGACGCCGGTGAAGAAGTTGACCGCGTCGTAA
- a CDS encoding serine protease encodes MRSMLAATLMLVATGAPAGAQMTAPSTLGSKPKPVTTVPIRPALQTPADTANAMAQAERLAIQSDLAWVGQYNGAITGDVSERMVAAIKEFQKARGGKATGVLNPQERAVLAETARRKQETVGWKIVTDPTTGARLGVPLKLAPQQSSDANGAKWSSSTGTIQIQLSRRKEADPTTAKLAEREKKEPAGRNIDYTVVKPDFFVLSGMQGLKKFYLRGTFKGDEVRILTILYDQATEGTVEPVVIAMSSAFNPFPSGAQIAGPPPRKTVEYGTGVIVSDDGAIVADRVVTDGCLAIAIAGYGNVDRVAEDKDHDLALLRIYGARGLKPLALSEGTAKSAVEITGIADPQNQGGAAVASSVKASVTQIGGGGDAALAPPPALGFSGAAALDGDGKFAGIALLKPALVAGPPNSTPAAQAVVVPADTVREFLKANGVNAAGASPDAKAAVVRVICVRK; translated from the coding sequence ATGAGATCGATGCTGGCGGCAACATTGATGTTGGTGGCGACGGGGGCTCCCGCCGGTGCGCAGATGACGGCACCGTCCACTTTGGGCTCCAAGCCGAAACCGGTCACGACCGTGCCGATCCGCCCCGCTTTGCAGACCCCGGCCGATACCGCGAATGCGATGGCGCAGGCCGAGCGGTTGGCGATCCAGTCGGATCTGGCCTGGGTCGGCCAGTATAACGGCGCGATCACCGGCGACGTCAGCGAACGCATGGTCGCCGCGATCAAGGAGTTTCAGAAGGCACGGGGCGGCAAGGCGACCGGCGTGCTCAATCCGCAGGAGCGCGCCGTGCTCGCCGAGACTGCGAGGCGGAAGCAGGAGACTGTCGGCTGGAAGATCGTCACCGATCCCACCACCGGCGCGCGGCTCGGCGTGCCCCTAAAACTGGCGCCGCAGCAATCGTCCGACGCCAACGGCGCCAAATGGAGCTCCTCCACTGGGACCATCCAGATCCAGCTTTCGCGCCGCAAGGAAGCCGACCCCACCACGGCAAAACTCGCCGAACGCGAAAAGAAGGAGCCGGCCGGGCGCAATATCGACTACACCGTGGTCAAGCCGGATTTCTTCGTACTGTCGGGCATGCAGGGGTTGAAGAAATTTTACCTGCGCGGAACGTTCAAGGGCGATGAGGTCCGTATCCTCACCATCCTCTACGACCAGGCCACCGAAGGTACCGTGGAACCGGTCGTGATCGCGATGTCGAGCGCGTTCAATCCGTTCCCCTCGGGCGCACAGATCGCCGGACCGCCGCCGCGCAAGACCGTCGAATACGGCACCGGTGTAATCGTCAGCGACGACGGCGCCATCGTTGCCGATCGCGTGGTCACCGACGGCTGTCTCGCGATCGCGATTGCCGGTTACGGCAATGTCGATCGCGTCGCCGAGGACAAGGACCACGATCTCGCGCTCTTGCGGATTTACGGCGCGCGCGGATTGAAGCCGCTGGCGCTGAGCGAAGGTACTGCGAAATCCGCGGTCGAAATCACCGGCATTGCCGATCCGCAGAACCAGGGCGGGGCTGCCGTGGCGAGCAGCGTCAAGGCATCGGTGACCCAGATCGGCGGCGGAGGCGATGCCGCGCTGGCGCCGCCACCGGCGCTCGGCTTTTCCGGCGCAGCCGCACTCGATGGCGACGGCAAGTTTGCCGGCATCGCGCTGTTGAAACCGGCGCTGGTCGCAGGACCCCCGAATTCAACGCCGGCGGCGCAGGCGGTGGTGGTGCCGGCCGATACGGTGCGCGAGTTTCTGAAAGCCAATGGCGTCAATGCGGCGGGTGCGTCGCCGGACGCGAAGGCTGCGGTCGTGCGCGTGATTTGCGTGCGGAAGTAG
- a CDS encoding SH3 domain-containing protein, which translates to MALGRFCSVVVLACGVLGASISSGYSAKDAAPTTSGLPVPRYVSLKSDHVNVRAGPTKDNDVAWVYTRSGLPVEITAEFENWRRVRDSEGAEGWVYHSLLSGRRTAVITMKSRDELAPLYESADQTSPVAARLQAGVVAQVKHCASGWCHVSGNGFDGWIQQERLWGVYADERVD; encoded by the coding sequence ATGGCGTTGGGGCGTTTTTGTTCGGTTGTGGTGCTCGCTTGTGGCGTGCTGGGCGCCTCGATCAGCTCGGGATATTCGGCCAAGGATGCAGCCCCAACCACCAGCGGTTTGCCGGTGCCGCGTTATGTCAGCCTCAAATCCGATCATGTGAACGTCCGCGCCGGTCCGACCAAGGACAATGATGTTGCCTGGGTCTACACCCGCTCGGGCCTGCCGGTTGAAATCACCGCCGAATTCGAGAACTGGCGCCGGGTGCGCGATTCCGAAGGCGCCGAGGGGTGGGTCTATCACTCGCTGCTGTCGGGCCGCCGCACCGCCGTCATCACCATGAAGAGCAGGGACGAGCTCGCGCCGCTCTATGAGAGCGCCGATCAGACCAGCCCCGTCGCCGCCCGCCTGCAGGCCGGTGTCGTCGCCCAGGTCAAGCACTGCGCGTCAGGCTGGTGCCACGTCTCCGGCAACGGTTTTGACGGCTGGATCCAGCAGGAGCGGCTGTGGGGCGTCTACGCGGACGAGAGGGTGGATTGA
- the fabB gene encoding beta-ketoacyl-ACP synthase I yields the protein MRRVVITGMGIVSSIGNNTQEVLASLHEAKSGITRAEKYAELGFRSQVQGAPTLDPAGVIDRRAMRFLGEGAAWNHVAMEQAIQDSGLEPSEVSNIRTGIIMGSGGPSARTIVEAADTTRAKGPKRVGPFAVPKAMSSTASATLATWFKIKGVNYSISSACATSNHCIGNAYETIQIGKQDIIFAGGCEELDWSLSVLFDAMGAMSSKYNDTPATASRPYDVSRDGFVIAGGAGVVVLEELEHAKARGARIYGEIVGYGATSDGYDMVAPSGEGAERCMKMAMATVDTKIDYINPHATSTPAGDPPEIEAIRKVFGTGDKCPPISATKALTGHSLGATGVQEAIYSLLMMNNGFICESAHITELDPVFADMPIVRKRIDNAKLGAVLSNSFGFGGTNATLVFKRLDA from the coding sequence ATGAGGCGGGTTGTCATCACGGGGATGGGTATCGTCTCGTCCATCGGAAACAACACCCAGGAAGTGCTGGCGAGCCTTCACGAGGCGAAGTCCGGCATCACGCGCGCGGAAAAATATGCCGAGCTTGGTTTCCGCTCCCAGGTGCAGGGCGCGCCCACGCTCGATCCGGCCGGCGTCATCGACCGCCGCGCGATGCGCTTCCTCGGCGAGGGCGCGGCCTGGAATCACGTCGCGATGGAGCAGGCGATCCAGGATTCCGGTCTGGAGCCTTCGGAAGTCTCCAATATCCGCACCGGCATCATCATGGGCTCCGGCGGTCCATCGGCGCGTACCATCGTGGAAGCCGCCGACACCACCCGCGCCAAGGGACCGAAGCGGGTCGGACCGTTCGCGGTGCCGAAGGCGATGTCCTCGACGGCGTCGGCGACTCTCGCGACCTGGTTCAAGATCAAGGGCGTGAACTATTCGATCTCCTCGGCCTGCGCCACCTCGAACCATTGCATCGGCAACGCCTACGAGACCATCCAGATCGGCAAGCAGGACATTATCTTCGCCGGCGGTTGCGAAGAGCTCGACTGGTCGCTGTCGGTCCTGTTCGACGCGATGGGCGCGATGTCCTCGAAATATAACGATACGCCCGCGACAGCGTCGCGTCCCTACGACGTCAGCCGCGACGGCTTTGTCATTGCCGGCGGCGCCGGCGTGGTGGTGCTGGAAGAGCTCGAACATGCCAAGGCGCGCGGCGCACGCATTTACGGCGAGATCGTCGGCTACGGCGCCACTTCCGACGGCTACGACATGGTTGCCCCCTCAGGCGAGGGCGCCGAGCGCTGCATGAAAATGGCGATGGCAACCGTCGATACCAAGATCGACTACATCAATCCGCACGCGACCTCGACGCCGGCGGGCGATCCGCCGGAAATCGAGGCAATCCGCAAGGTGTTCGGGACCGGCGACAAGTGCCCGCCGATTTCCGCCACCAAAGCACTCACCGGGCACTCGCTCGGCGCCACCGGCGTGCAGGAAGCGATCTATTCGCTGCTGATGATGAACAACGGTTTTATCTGTGAAAGCGCGCATATCACCGAGCTCGACCCGGTGTTTGCCGACATGCCGATCGTGCGCAAGCGCATCGACAACGCCAAATTGGGCGCCGTGCTTTCGAATTCCTTCGGCTTCGGCGGCACCAACGCCACGCTGGTGTTCAAGCGGCTGGATGCGTGA
- a CDS encoding Rieske (2Fe-2S) protein: MPEYFAGKVTDYADGDRKVVDCAESEVGVFKIDGEFFAWHNRCAHRAGPVCQGRIMKRVIEPVAEDRTVRSQQYDPSETHIICPWHGYEYSIKTGFHQGNSRIRLRKAELAIRDDEIYVRI, encoded by the coding sequence ATGCCCGAATATTTCGCCGGCAAGGTGACTGACTACGCCGATGGCGACCGCAAGGTCGTCGACTGCGCGGAGTCGGAAGTCGGTGTCTTCAAGATCGATGGCGAATTTTTTGCGTGGCACAATCGCTGCGCCCATCGCGCCGGTCCGGTCTGCCAGGGACGCATCATGAAGCGGGTGATCGAGCCGGTTGCGGAAGATCGAACCGTTCGCTCGCAGCAATACGATCCCTCCGAGACCCACATCATATGCCCGTGGCATGGCTACGAATACAGCATCAAGACCGGATTCCATCAGGGCAACAGCCGCATTCGACTGCGCAAAGCGGAGCTCGCGATCAGGGATGACGAAATCTATGTCCGGATCTGA
- the mutM gene encoding bifunctional DNA-formamidopyrimidine glycosylase/DNA-(apurinic or apyrimidinic site) lyase, whose protein sequence is MPELPEVETVRRGLQPAMEGARIVKAEVRRKDLRFAFQKDFVARLTGQTVTGLGRRAKYLMADLDSGDVLVMHLGMSGSFRVIKQDEQQVPGKFHHPRNEDRAHDHVVFHMSSGAAVIFNDPRRFGYMKIIARKALEDEPLLKGLGPEPLGNEFDAKMLARSCANKKTSLKAALLDQRVVAGLGNIYVCEALFRAHLSPRRLAATLATKKGEPADHAKRLVTAIHAVLNQAIKAGGSSLRDHRQTDGELGYFQHSFQVYDREGEKCQTAGCGGIVRRFTQNGRSTFWCPKCQK, encoded by the coding sequence ATGCCCGAATTACCCGAAGTCGAAACCGTCCGCCGCGGCCTGCAGCCGGCCATGGAGGGTGCCCGGATTGTGAAAGCCGAAGTGCGGCGCAAAGACCTGCGTTTTGCCTTCCAGAAGGATTTTGTGGCGCGGCTGACCGGCCAGACCGTGACCGGATTGGGCCGCCGCGCCAAATATTTGATGGCCGATCTCGACTCGGGTGACGTGCTCGTGATGCATCTAGGCATGTCGGGCTCGTTCCGCGTCATCAAGCAAGATGAACAACAGGTGCCGGGCAAATTCCATCATCCGCGAAATGAGGATCGCGCGCATGACCATGTGGTGTTTCACATGTCATCGGGCGCGGCGGTGATTTTCAATGATCCGCGGCGTTTCGGTTACATGAAGATCATCGCGCGCAAGGCATTGGAAGACGAGCCGCTGCTAAAAGGTCTCGGCCCCGAACCGCTCGGCAACGAATTCGATGCGAAAATGTTGGCGCGGTCCTGCGCCAACAAGAAGACCAGTTTAAAGGCGGCACTGCTCGACCAGCGCGTGGTCGCAGGGCTTGGCAACATCTATGTGTGCGAGGCGCTTTTTCGCGCCCATCTGTCGCCGCGAAGATTGGCGGCGACCTTGGCGACAAAAAAGGGCGAGCCCGCCGATCACGCCAAACGGCTGGTGACGGCCATTCACGCGGTGTTGAACCAGGCCATCAAGGCCGGCGGCTCGTCGCTGCGCGACCATCGCCAGACCGACGGCGAGCTCGGCTATTTCCAGCATTCATTTCAGGTCTACGACCGCGAAGGCGAAAAATGCCAGACTGCCGGCTGCGGCGGCATCGTGCGGCGGTTCACGCAAAACGGGCGCTCGACGTTCTGGTGCCCGAAATGCCAGAAATGA
- the irrA gene encoding iron response transcriptional regulator IrrA — translation MASAVRNVDTNDNGSVLKEDSAGAVARHAGRQPALTGCPWHDVNEMLQAAGLRPTRQRMALGWLLFGKGARHLTAEMLYEEATLAKVPVSLATVYNTLNQLTDAGLLRQVSVDGTKTYFDTNVSAHHHFYLENNHELVDIPDPHLVLQKMPEVPEGYEIARVDMVVRLRKKR, via the coding sequence ATGGCGAGTGCGGTGCGCAACGTGGATACGAACGACAACGGCTCGGTTCTGAAAGAGGATAGTGCTGGTGCAGTGGCCCGCCATGCGGGTCGGCAACCGGCCCTGACCGGCTGTCCCTGGCACGACGTCAATGAAATGCTCCAGGCGGCAGGCCTGCGGCCCACCCGCCAGCGCATGGCTCTGGGCTGGCTGTTGTTCGGCAAGGGCGCCCGTCACCTCACCGCGGAAATGCTCTATGAGGAAGCAACGCTGGCCAAGGTGCCGGTGTCGCTTGCGACCGTCTACAACACGCTCAACCAGTTGACCGATGCCGGTCTGCTGCGCCAGGTCAGCGTCGACGGCACCAAGACCTATTTCGATACCAACGTGTCGGCGCATCACCACTTCTATCTCGAGAATAATCACGAGCTGGTCGACATTCCCGATCCGCATCTGGTGCTGCAGAAGATGCCCGAAGTGCCCGAAGGCTACGAGATCGCCCGCGTCGACATGGTCGTCCGGCTGCGCAAGAAGCGCTGA
- the ggt gene encoding gamma-glutamyltransferase: MGNWRDRAATGFVCQKQPASGSRGMVVSNHPLASAAGAEMLAAGGNAIDAAIATLFTLTVVEPMMVGIIGGGMAHIRLADGSHRFVDGQSTVPLAVKPDSYRSKPGSAHDVFDTVDNENLNGPKAVAVPGSLKAWCETLQRFGTMPLADVMQPAIRHAARGFAATPYLHECIVDSAREMLKDEAISAIYLPEGKPLGVGDRVVQSEYAETLTHISRHGEAALYHGPLGDILVDYMKAHGGFIAREDLTSYKTVERSPIRADYRGWVILGPPPPAASGVHIAQMLNILEGYDIAEKGFGTVETIHLLAEVLKIAFADRAAASGDPDFVGVPVERLTSKDYANERRRAIDPARAQKWGAGVAQLEGAHTTHMTAADAMGNVVATTQTINNLFGAKILIPGLGTVPNNYMNLYDPRPGHALSLKPGKRVTTSMSPVMALRDGQLVYALGLPGGKKIFPSALQALINLIDHGMSLQEAVEAPRVWTEGNALEVEKTVPESVRAALTAMGHKVVAMPTVAGGMNAIQFHDDGRLTGAACWRADGTPIGLAGGLARAGVRFGLA; the protein is encoded by the coding sequence ATGGGCAATTGGCGGGATCGCGCGGCGACGGGTTTCGTTTGTCAGAAACAGCCGGCATCGGGCAGTCGCGGCATGGTGGTCAGCAACCATCCGCTGGCGTCGGCCGCGGGCGCCGAGATGCTCGCCGCCGGCGGCAACGCCATCGATGCCGCGATTGCGACCTTGTTCACGCTGACCGTGGTCGAGCCGATGATGGTCGGCATCATCGGCGGCGGCATGGCCCATATCCGGCTCGCCGATGGCAGCCACCGTTTTGTCGACGGCCAGAGCACGGTTCCGCTCGCGGTCAAGCCCGATAGCTATCGCTCGAAGCCGGGTTCGGCGCATGATGTGTTCGATACCGTCGATAATGAAAATCTCAATGGACCGAAAGCGGTCGCGGTGCCCGGGTCCCTAAAAGCCTGGTGCGAGACGCTGCAAAGGTTCGGTACGATGCCGCTTGCCGATGTCATGCAGCCGGCGATCAGGCACGCTGCGCGCGGCTTCGCCGCGACGCCTTACTTGCACGAATGCATCGTCGACAGCGCGAGGGAGATGTTGAAGGACGAGGCGATCTCGGCGATCTATCTGCCGGAGGGAAAACCGCTCGGTGTCGGCGACCGCGTCGTGCAATCGGAATATGCCGAGACGCTCACCCATATCTCGCGCCACGGCGAAGCGGCGCTGTATCACGGTCCGCTCGGCGACATTCTCGTCGACTACATGAAGGCGCATGGCGGTTTTATCGCCCGCGAAGACCTCACCTCTTACAAAACCGTCGAGCGCTCGCCGATCCGCGCCGACTATCGCGGCTGGGTGATCCTCGGTCCGCCGCCGCCGGCGGCCTCCGGCGTGCACATCGCGCAGATGCTGAATATCCTGGAGGGGTACGATATCGCGGAAAAAGGGTTCGGCACCGTCGAGACCATTCATCTTCTCGCCGAAGTGCTGAAGATCGCCTTTGCCGATCGCGCCGCCGCCAGCGGCGATCCGGATTTTGTCGGCGTGCCGGTGGAGCGGCTGACCTCGAAGGATTATGCGAACGAACGCCGCCGCGCGATCGATCCCGCCCGCGCGCAAAAGTGGGGCGCGGGCGTGGCGCAGCTCGAAGGCGCGCATACCACGCATATGACGGCCGCTGATGCGATGGGCAATGTGGTCGCGACCACGCAGACCATCAACAATCTGTTCGGCGCGAAAATTCTGATTCCCGGGCTCGGCACCGTGCCGAACAATTACATGAACCTCTACGATCCCCGGCCCGGCCATGCGCTGTCGCTCAAGCCGGGCAAGCGCGTCACCACGTCGATGTCGCCTGTCATGGCGCTGCGCGACGGCCAGCTCGTCTATGCGCTTGGGCTGCCCGGTGGCAAGAAGATCTTTCCGAGCGCGCTGCAGGCGCTGATCAATCTGATCGATCACGGCATGAGCTTGCAGGAGGCGGTCGAGGCGCCGCGGGTCTGGACCGAAGGCAACGCGCTCGAGGTGGAAAAAACCGTTCCCGAGAGCGTTCGCGCGGCGCTCACGGCGATGGGTCACAAGGTGGTTGCCATGCCGACGGTCGCCGGCGGCATGAACGCGATCCAGTTCCACGATGACGGCCGGCTGACGGGCGCGGCGTGCTGGCGCGCCGACGGCACGCCGATCGGTCTTGCCGGCGGGTTGGCGCGTGCCGGGGTGAGGTTTGGGCTCGCGTAA
- the fabA gene encoding 3-hydroxyacyl-[acyl-carrier-protein] dehydratase FabA, which yields MLDRRSGYEYEDLLACGRGEMFGPGNAQLPLPPMLMFDRISEISETGGEYGKGLVRAELDVKPDLWFFGCHFKGDPVMPGCLGLDALWQMVGFYLGWTGGQGRGRALGLGELKLAGQVMPNVRKIVYNIDIKRVIRMKLWLGIADGWLSADGEIIYRAKDLRVGLLKQDAALAPGT from the coding sequence ATGCTGGATCGGCGCAGCGGTTACGAATACGAGGATTTGCTGGCATGCGGCCGTGGCGAAATGTTTGGCCCCGGCAATGCACAATTGCCGCTGCCTCCGATGCTGATGTTCGACCGCATCAGCGAAATCTCCGAAACCGGCGGGGAATACGGCAAGGGTCTTGTTCGCGCCGAACTCGATGTCAAACCCGACCTCTGGTTTTTCGGCTGCCATTTCAAGGGCGATCCTGTGATGCCGGGTTGCCTCGGGCTCGATGCGCTCTGGCAGATGGTCGGCTTTTATCTCGGCTGGACCGGCGGCCAGGGACGCGGCCGGGCGCTCGGCCTCGGCGAACTGAAGCTTGCCGGGCAGGTGATGCCGAACGTTCGCAAGATTGTGTACAACATCGACATCAAGCGCGTGATCCGCATGAAGCTCTGGTTAGGCATCGCTGACGGCTGGCTTTCGGCCGACGGCGAGATTATCTATCGCGCGAAGGATTTGAGGGTCGGGCTGTTAAAGCAGGATGCCGCATTGGCGCCGGGAACGTAA
- a CDS encoding 2-hydroxyacid dehydrogenase: MSVKKKPLVVVTRKLPDSIETRMRELFDAQLNLDDTPRTHEQIAEAVRSADILVPTVTDIINEELLKQPDCKLKLIANFGNGVDNIDVVAAHARGITVTNTPKVLTEDTADMTMALILAVPRRLIEGASILTDGKNWPGWSPTWMLGHRIGGKRLGIIGMGRIGQAVARRARAFGLQIHYHNRRPVAPRIAEELGATYWESLDQMLARMDIISVNCPHTPATFHLVSARRLKLIRKDAYIVNTARGEVIDEDTLVKLLEAGEIGGAGLDVYEHEPAVNPKLVRLAKAGKVTLLPHMGSATIEGRVEMGEKVIINIRTFLDNHKPPDRVLPSML; this comes from the coding sequence ATGTCGGTTAAGAAAAAGCCTCTCGTTGTCGTCACGCGCAAACTGCCGGACTCGATCGAGACCCGCATGCGCGAATTGTTCGACGCGCAGCTCAATCTCGACGATACGCCGCGGACCCACGAGCAGATCGCCGAGGCGGTACGCTCCGCCGACATCCTGGTGCCGACCGTCACCGACATCATCAACGAAGAGCTGCTCAAGCAGCCCGATTGCAAGCTGAAGCTGATCGCCAATTTCGGCAACGGCGTCGACAATATCGACGTGGTTGCGGCGCACGCGCGCGGCATCACCGTCACCAACACACCAAAAGTTCTGACCGAGGACACCGCCGACATGACGATGGCGCTGATCCTCGCCGTGCCACGGCGGCTGATCGAAGGCGCCTCGATCCTCACCGACGGCAAGAACTGGCCGGGCTGGTCGCCGACCTGGATGCTCGGCCACCGCATCGGGGGCAAACGGCTCGGCATCATCGGCATGGGCCGCATCGGACAGGCCGTGGCGCGTCGCGCGCGGGCCTTCGGCCTGCAGATCCATTACCACAACCGCCGCCCCGTGGCGCCGCGCATCGCCGAAGAACTGGGCGCGACCTATTGGGAGAGCCTCGACCAGATGCTGGCGCGGATGGACATCATCTCGGTGAATTGTCCGCACACGCCGGCCACCTTTCATCTGGTCTCGGCGCGGCGCCTGAAACTGATCCGGAAAGACGCTTATATCGTCAACACCGCGCGCGGCGAGGTGATCGACGAAGATACGCTGGTCAAATTGCTCGAGGCGGGCGAGATCGGCGGCGCCGGCCTCGACGTCTACGAGCACGAGCCGGCTGTTAATCCGAAACTGGTGCGACTGGCAAAAGCCGGCAAGGTGACGCTGCTGCCGCACATGGGCTCGGCCACCATCGAAGGCCGCGTCGAGATGGGCGAGAAGGTGATCATCAACATCCGCACCTTCCTCGACAACCACAAGCCGCCGGACCGCGTGCTGCCGAGCATGCTGTGA